The following are encoded in a window of Rosa chinensis cultivar Old Blush chromosome 4, RchiOBHm-V2, whole genome shotgun sequence genomic DNA:
- the LOC121052847 gene encoding uncharacterized protein LOC121052847, with translation MIEQGPKELQGEAVAVLKAMMSFDFVFCLLLMHKLMKITEVLCQTLQRKSLDFVHAMKFVGHTKSFLQEMREEGWDDLVRNVETFCEKHDIDMPDMNARYKNGTGRRCQQRDFITVEHHYHIDVFNALVDFQLSELNRRFSDQTSELLILSSTLDPRDNFSNFKTEGACNLAKKYYPEDFVDSEMFALELECAYYEKDMRSDPKFQNLESISDLCRMLVQTRKSEFFRMLYRLICLVLTIPVSTTTTERAFSAMNIIKNKLRNKMEDEFLGGCMVLHIEKEYAESIDNESVIKEFESCGTRRVRFS, from the coding sequence ATGATTGAGCAAGGACCTAAGGAATTGCAAGGAGAAGCTGTGGCTGTTCTTAAAGCTATGATgtcttttgattttgtgttctgcTTGCTTCTAATGCACAAATTGATGAAAATTACTGAAGTTCTTTGTCAGACATTGCAGCGAAAATCTCTTGACTTCGTACATGCTATGAAGTTTGTTGGACATACAAAATCATTTCTTCAAGAGATGAGAGAAGAAGGCTGGGATGACTTGGTAAGAAATGTTGAAACTTTTTGTGAGAAACATGATATTGATATGCCTGATATGAATGCTCGTTATAAGAATGGTACAGGTCGTCGTTGCCAACAAAGAGATTTCATTACAGTTGAGCATCATTACCATATAGATGTCTTCAATGCTTTAGTTGATTTTCAGTTGAGTGAGTTGAATAGAAGATTCTCAGACCAAACATCTGAACTTCTTATACTTAGTTCAACCTTGGATCCTCGTGATAACTTCAGTAATTTTAAAACTGAAGGTGCATGCAATCTTGCAAAGAAGTATTATCCTGAAGATTTTGTTGATAGTGAAATGTTTGCTCTAGAATTAGAGTGTGCATATTATGAGAAGGATATGCGTAGTGATCCAAAGTTCCAGAATTTGGAATCCATTTCTGATTTGTGTAGAATGTTGGTTCAAACAAGGAAGTCAGAATTTTTCCGTATGCTTTATAGATTGATTTGTCTAGTTTTGACTATTCCTGTTTCTACGACGACCACTGAAAGGGCATTTTCAGCTATGAACATCATTAAGAATAAACTTAGAAACAAGATGGAGGATGAGTTTCTTGGTGGTTGTATGGTCCTTCACATTGAGAAAGAATATGCTGAATCTATTGACAATGAATCGGTGATCAAAGAGTTTGAATCTTGTGGAACTCGTAGGGTTAGATTTAGTTAG